In the genome of Nakaseomyces glabratus chromosome K, complete sequence, the window TTTTGTGAGTCgaaaaaatatgatactgctcaaataaaaaagaagtaACTAATATAGAGTAAAAATCACAGCTCTCAACGATTTGAATTTGCTACTGTATAATTAGAAGCCCTATTTTGGTCAATGTATTCACCAACACATGCTTGTATATCATGCACTcttattgattttttttttcaaaattattgaGGGGGGGTACTTGGTGTTTAAGCTGCACACATCGTGTATAAGTATTTTGATTAAgtaattataatatgtaACAAGTCCCAATTATGTATAAAATACACGCTGATTTAGAGGTGATTACACTTGAGTAGTAACCAGGTGCTCATTTGGTAACATTGACACGATACAGAACTACGCATTAATTTCATCCTTTAAATAGGTTGGAATCAAACGTAAGCATAAATTATATTGAGAAATGATTCATTTAACTGATATACGCTATACCCTATACAGTGGCCACATAGTGTGGCATACTATAGAAGTGATatactgaaaaaaatggcaCACATATAGATAAGTGCAATATGAGAACCTCATATCTATTTCTTACCGGATTTCTTGataccaccaccgactAATGGCTTACCAGACTTGACGTTGGCCATCATAGCCTTCTTAGCAGCAGCATCGGCCTTTTGCTTCTCCTTGAAAGCTTGATCCTCTGGGTCCAAGTCTTGCTgttgcttcttcttttgcttcAAAGGCTTAGCCTTACCACCTTGACGACCAGACATTTCCTGTTTCTAACTTGTACCTATTGGCAGAGTGTACTGAACATAGAGCATAAAAAGAGAGTTCAGCCAGGATTCACAAGCAGTTTTAAAGTTATCACAGTAAATCGCAGCAGTCTCACTCCCCGCCCAGCGGCTACGGAATAGCCTTCCTCCATGCAAACCTTAGCGAGGACAAAATTGCGACCCAGCTCGTTGAGTTGATTGTGCTCATCTCATCTGCctgcaaagaaaaaaaagagagacAGAGAAGCCCAAATACCGTTTTACAGAACAATAATGGTTTTTCGTTCTTCTTTACGCGGTATCCTCTGTGAATTTGCAAAATCTTGGGAAAACATATATTTGAGACAAAGTTCATCTTAAGCTAGTCTCTGCACTTTCTTCTAAGAgactgaaaaatttcaagatCTCGCTACTCCCACGATCTTCCTCTTACACCACAAATGCACTCATAGCGACGTACTTAAGTATAAAGCTCTATTTGCCAACGACAATATCAAATCACTAGTCACGTACTAATTGGGCGGCTAGAGCTTCTCTCCTTTTCAGCCTTGGACATTTTTGTTGTTCTCTCTGTG includes:
- the TMA7 gene encoding Tma7p (CAGL0K06033g~Ortholog(s) have role in cytoplasmic translation and cytoplasm, nucleus localization); amino-acid sequence: MSGRQGGKAKPLKQKKKQQQDLDPEDQAFKEKQKADAAAKKAMMANVKSGKPLVGGGIKKSGKK